The stretch of DNA CTTGAAGAAATACGAAGTGATCTGTATCCGCCACAACTGGGTTCCAAGGGACAATTACAGGAATGGTTCCTTGATTTCGAAGATGTGGATCCCCGCCACAGGCATGTTTCACATTTATACGGACTACATCCCGGGAAACAGATACTTCCTAGGGTGACCCCGGAAATAGCCCAGGCAGCCAAGCAAACGCTTCTGATGCGCGGTGACGGAGGTACCGGGTGGGCTATGGCATGGAAAATCAATTTCTGGGCAAGGCTTGAAGATGGTAACCATGCATACCTGATGTTAAAAAACGGATTACGTCATGTCGATGCGGTAAATACAAGGGGAGGAGGGACCTACTCCAACCTTTTCGATGCCCATCCTCCCTTTCAGATCGACGGAAATTATGGAGGAACAGCGGGAATTACGGAAATGCTGTTGCAAAGTCACGGAGGAGAAATATTCCTGCTTCCGGCATTGCCCGATATCTGGCCCGCCGGGTCGGTTAAAGGCTTAAGGGTCAGAGGGGGATTCGAAATTGATATGGAATGGAAGGACGGAGAAGTGTTGTCTGCAGTAATCAAATCAAATCTTGGAGGAAATTGCCGGATAAGAACCCATGCCCCCGTAACGGTAAAATCGACTCATGTCAAAGATGCAGCAGGTAAAAATCCCAATCATTTTTATGCCACTGCAGACAGCTATCAGTTCAGTACCAATAATAACGTTAGTCCGTCTGAAGCCACATTAAACCTGAAAGAAACTTTTATGATCGATTTTGATACTGAAAAAGGAAAGAAATACCATTTGATGAAAATGGAATAAGTATTGCCTGAACATTACGAATGTTTCCTGGATTATTCGTATCGGTTACGAACAATGATCATCAGTCATTTTCTTCGTCATCATACAGGTTGTTTAGTTCAAAAGATAATTCATCATATTCTTCTCTCCATGCATCCAATATTTCTTTAGGTGTATCCTCAGGAGCATTTTCGATCTTGTTGTTGATCATCTCTATTTCTTTTTCCAGGAATTCACGTCTGTTACCCATATTTTTATTATTTAATAATTTGTTTCTGTGGTTTATAAGTAATATAAAACAATTAATGTTATATTTTCTGAACGTAATCCACTCGATCAATGCGACTTAAGAAAATAATAAATAGCACTGAGTGCTTAAATGTTGTGTTCAAAGAATCTTCACGTAACAAATGTATGAATTATATGGTAAAAACAACAACTTATATAAATAGAAAAGTTTCCTGCCTGTTATTATTGAGATGGTGAACGGGTATCAGTCCGGACAATGACCCCTCCTGATGTTATTTTGTAATTGTTGGTGCAATACATATTTGAAGTGTTGTCATTTCTGATTGTATCAAATATAAAGTCATATATTGTATCAAACAGATAAAATAAACTTTTATCTAAAATCTGACAGGTGATCCTTATTAATTTCATCTGTATAAAATTATTATGCTTGCGCTCCATGAGAACGCTTAAGCTAAGTTATTTTTAATGGTTAGATGAACCCCGAAACCCAGAGGGTTCACCGAAGGTAACGGCTCAGCGAAGCTAAATGTCCAATTTTGTTCATGATGATGGGTATACTGCTATGTTTATGAACATTTCATGATGTTTTTTTAATAATCAAGAATATCGTTGTATAAACCTTCTAAACGTTTACGAAGATGTTTCACGGCATAGTGTTTACGTGAAAGTAATGTATTTACCGTTGTTCCCGTAATTTCAGATATTTCTTTTATCGATAATCCGTCCAGTTCGGTCATTTCAAATACTTCCCGTTGTTCAGGAGGTAATTCGGAAAGTGCTCTTTCCAATTCCTGCCAAACCAGCGACCGTATGTATTCCGTTTCGGGCGAACTGTTACCATTACCAAACAAAACTTCGGAGAAATCTGTCAACAGGGTATCATCTTCATCGTTATTATATCGGGATGTGGGCAATTCTTCCTCATGCTTCTTTTTGCCTTTGTTGATGATGGTATTCCTTGCCACCCGGTATAGCCATGCCGCTACCTGTTCGATAGGGTTCAGGGTATTTTCAATTGTTTTCACCAGTTGGTAAAAAACATCCTGAAGTATATCTTCGGCATCTTCTTTACTGGAAACCCGTTTCCGGATAAAAGCTTTCAAACGG from Bacteroidales bacterium encodes:
- a CDS encoding RNA polymerase sigma factor; the protein is MSEQAGNKQVEELITEYHPRLKAFIRKRVSSKEDAEDILQDVFYQLVKTIENTLNPIEQVAAWLYRVARNTIINKGKKKHEEELPTSRYNNDEDDTLLTDFSEVLFGNGNSSPETEYIRSLVWQELERALSELPPEQREVFEMTELDGLSIKEISEITGTTVNTLLSRKHYAVKHLRKRLEGLYNDILDY